Proteins encoded by one window of Candidatus Pelagibacter giovannonii:
- the sdhC gene encoding succinate dehydrogenase, cytochrome b556 subunit — translation MDNNNPLSPHIQIYRWHISSLVSISHRITGIVNISAITIICFWIFSLLSGESNYELTKIFLQSIFGKFIIICLTWSFSFQILSEIRHLVMDLGYGFELKTTKITGLLVIFGSIFFTILFYLLGRNFI, via the coding sequence ATGGATAACAACAACCCTTTATCGCCACATATCCAAATTTATAGATGGCATATATCTTCTTTAGTTTCTATTTCTCATAGAATTACTGGAATAGTTAATATATCAGCAATAACTATAATTTGTTTTTGGATCTTTTCTTTATTATCAGGAGAGTCTAATTACGAACTAACAAAAATATTTTTACAATCTATTTTTGGAAAATTTATTATTATTTGTTTAACTTGGTCATTTAGCTTTCAAATATTGAGTGAAATAAGACATTTAGTAATGGATCTTGGCTATGGATTTGAACTAAAGACAACAAAGATTACAGGCTTACTAGTTATCTTTGGGTCTATTTTTTTTACAATTC